A segment of the Bacillus pseudomycoides genome:
ATGATTTTTCCAGAGTAACCATCTGTGGCCACAATAATGTCTTTCGCAGTAACAGCACCTTTTTCTGTTACAACTTTCACACTGTTTCGACCGTACTCAATAGATAGTACTTTCGAATGCTCAAAGATTTTTGCACCAATCGATTTAGCTGCTTCTCCCAAACCAATTGCATAGTTCAGTGGCTGGAACGAGTAACTCGAGTTGTCGACTAAGCAGCCATAATAATGTGGGGAATCGATCTCTTGATGCAACTGACTTCGATCAAGCACGCTTGATTCGTACCCGAAATTTTTGTTTAAGTATTCGCTTTCATGTTTCAATCCTTCAAAATGCTTGGCTTTGTAAGCCGCCACAATGTAACCTGTCTTTCTAAAGTTACAGTTGATTTGATGCTCGTCGATGATGTTTTTAACCAGTTCAACACTAAACAGGGAGAGATCATTAAGCTGTCTCGCCTCGTCAGCACCATATTTTTTGACAAGCTCCTGCATCGTTGGCTTATAGCCTGGCAATACCATCCCGCCGTTACGACCGCTTGCGCCATATCCGATCGTTTCTTGCTCAAGGACAATGACACTCTTCCCTAATTTTTGCAAATGATATGCAGAAGAAAGACCTGTGAAACCTGCGCCAATAATAACAACATCCGCCTCTTCATTTCCTTTAAGAAGTTTTCCTTTTTCATAGCTGTTTGCAGTCGCTGTCCACAGTGAGAGAGTATCCATTCGATCCATCTTATCCATAGCTAATTCTTCTCCTTTTGTGACATGTATGTTACAATACAGTCAAAAAATATTTGTAATATTCACACTTCTTGAGTCCATCATATGACTTGGAGTTTCCTCCAAGTCAATAGCCATTTGAGAGTTTTTTGAATTCATTTTTGTGAAAAAAGTGGAGTAACTCCACTTTTTTCGTTTGGGGGGACATCTATGAAAATTGGTACATTCGCAAAGCTTTTTCATGTTACGACCGATACCGTTCGTTATTACATTGAACTGGGATTATTAATACCAGACAAAAAAATACCCAGTATCAAATGAACCAATTGTGTCTCGACGACATGGCTTTTATTACTGAGCTGAAAAAATTTCATTTTTCACTGCTAGAAATTCAACAAATTTTATCGTATCAGCGTGTCACAAACTTCTCGGACCATGAGGATATCGACTACTACAACAATTTGCTCATTGATAAAAAGAACCAGCTGATCAAGAAAAAAGAAGACCTATCAAAAGCTATCCAATTGATTGAAAAAGCGGTTCAAACCAAATCGCCTTCATCCAAAGAAGAGAATCTTACAGGGATCCCACTTTCCTTTGTAAATCTGCTCTATTGTCCGAAGTGCCACATTCCACTTAAAATGAAAGATGTAACGATTAAAAAAGTCTACATTCAAACGGGGAGTTTAACTTGTACTTGTGGATACGAAGCAGCTATCGAAGAAGGTATTATCATTACCGCAAACTTGTACGAGACGTCTCCTTATCCATCTTATTTTTACGATAAAGAAACGATTAAAGAGATCAATCCCAAAATGATTAACTTATTTGAAAAAAGTAATTTTTGGTTTCAAAAAATTCTACAAAATGTAGATTTGAAAAACAAATTAATCGTGGAAACAAACGTTGACGCTTTTGTGTCACTACCCAAATATATAGAT
Coding sequences within it:
- a CDS encoding FAD-binding oxidoreductase; this encodes MDKMDRMDTLSLWTATANSYEKGKLLKGNEEADVVIIGAGFTGLSSAYHLQKLGKSVIVLEQETIGYGASGRNGGMVLPGYKPTMQELVKKYGADEARQLNDLSLFSVELVKNIIDEHQINCNFRKTGYIVAAYKAKHFEGLKHESEYLNKNFGYESSVLDRSQLHQEIDSPHYYGCLVDNSSYSFQPLNYAIGLGEAAKSIGAKIFEHSKVLSIEYGRNSVKVVTEKGAVTAKDIIVATDGYSGKIMNELNKGVLPISARIIATEQLPESLVSTVIPKDRMVFDTSSFLYYFRRTPDNRIVFGGGDVRPNLGDAVYQSVYDAMVKIMPKLAGSKIDFRWGGFIGVTIDTFPVIGRSKEGAYFATGYTGHGASLSTLFGKLLAQWIVTGSAGGYRFEKERLKSFPFYNQKTMLVNLAHIGFKLLDIIA